The sequence tcttattgccacattagatcgtcatgataacataatatcgttaccttcagtgatttcctgaagataaataccaaaaaataacccaactggaataactacagtagTCGAGATcttctgatctcatatgaagcaagagctcacaATGACATATAATGATGTCTGCAGGTGTTagagtggtgtcccatttcttaggggtaaattttaaagccatCCCCCTTCAACCTCAGTTTTAagggggaaggggtacaaaaatagaattgggattgggccttaatgtaaATTTACAACAACTGAgggaattaaaatgttaaaaaggctttataaaattgtaataaaatctaattttatttataatagattAACCCTTGCTGTCAAAAGAGTGCACTTGTGCATGTCATTGACATCCCCACAACAACATAATATTATTCACTATAGCTGTGGAAACATGGCTTATTCTTTTGCTAGCAGTTAGTGATAATCACagttaaaatgtgatttttcCCACTTAAAGGACATTAAGCCACATTAAGTTTTTATCCTTACAATAGacttcaatggggaaaaaacgcTTAACGTGATGTTTTTCACTTTATCTATGAAATTGGGACTCGTTCATTTTACAGTAGTTGGGGTTAATTACAAGTgaagtttgacagaaatttgggtttctctggttgatgtttaggtacattaagccacgttaagctTTATTCACATTAAGTGTTTTAGAATGTCTCTTGTAAACGATTCACAACTGGTGGACCTTTGTAACGTTTTAAATTAGAACATAGAAAATAAAAGCTAACTTAACGTTAGGTAACGTCTGTATAAACCATAGGTCAAACACAGAAAGCAAAATACtgaaacaaaatgcatttaaatgtatatgttcTTTATGTTGTTCGTGTTGATGAATATCTAAATATGCCAGTAATTCTCCTCAGTCTTGTTAGTCATAACGTTATCAAAATGTCCCATTGGACAGGAAGTGAATAATTCAATTAGTTGCTCCTTTTGGTTACTTCTTTCCGTGGATACATTAAAAGTTGGCTGTAAATATATAGgttttttaataaatgcagtaaatggGATACACTGGACACTTTGTAAATGATTCAGAATTGGTAACTAATGTTATGTCAACAAGAAAGTCAACTGCTGGATGTAACATATGTTTTAAATGAGAATAGAACATATGTGAATATATAACGTTGTATGCTAATGTTTATTTTGGCAGCTTAAAATGGCAACGTTTTTCCCCTCGTAATTTGCAGCAGTATTTGCAGGGGTTTCCCAATCAAAAATGGATTCTGACAACCATCTATTTTTTGTGGAGATTGAGTAATTTTCAAGTGAAATCACTTTCACTATTTTAAAAGCATATTATCCATGTATACACTAATCAAACTGTTTAATTTATCCACTTTTTTAAACTGTTAATAATGTAAGTATTTTGTATTACTAAAATCAGgcttaatgaatttattaataacGCTTAACTTTTACAATTTGCCATTTATCAGTCAGTGTACTGGCAGTTGACTGATTACAAATTTTCCTAATTCTGAAGCATTTGGTAAAAATGACTGCATTTGGGAACCAGAATGCCATTAGGTTGGAGACTTCTGTCTTTTGTTTAGAGATTACAGCTGACCAATTTAGTGCAGGTTaaaattatttacagttgaagtcagaattattagcctccttttaatttttttttcttttttgaggatgcttgacagagcaaggacattttcacagtatgtctgataatatcttttttcttctggagaaagtctttcttgttttattttgactagattaacacagttttaaatttttttaaacaccattttaaggacaaaactattagccctttTAGGCAAAtttcttttcgatagtctactacaaaacaaaccatcattatacaaaaacttgcctaattaccctaacttgcccagttaacctaattaacctagttaagcctttaaatgtcacttcaagctgtatagacgtgtcttgaaaaatatctagtcttatattatttactggcatcatggcaaagataaaataaaacagttattagaaatgagctattaaaactattttgtttagaaatgtgttgaaaaaaaaatcttcctgttaaacagaaaacagggaaaaaaaaataaacgggggcaaataattcaggggggctaataattctgacttcaactgtatatgttgatAAGTTACTAGAGCTAAGATATTTGTAAATTCATAGACCTACAAATGAAACTGAAATTTGATGTTGACCAAAAGAGGTCTATGGTTTGTGAACTACACAATAACACAACCTGAAATACCATTTAAATACATTAGAATAATGAAATTAGCCTATCATGTCATCTTtggtttaattaatgtttttattttatttatttatttttcttcagaatTTGATTGAATGAGGCTCTCAGGAGGTGTACTTTGGCAGATTGGTCAGGTGAGTTGTGTATTCAAGACTCATTGCCCCTCTGTgtggtctgtgtttgtgtttgtatgtgggGCGAGGGTTGATTCAAACTTCCCGACACTAATCTATGTCGTCAGGACTCTAAACACACATAATGAGATTCACCTCCCCCTTAATGAGGCTGATAATCACTGTTTGACAACCACCTCACACTAATTGTCAGCagatgtttgtgtatttgtaaagctgtattgtggtggtaattAGGACTAATGTTGacgaaagatttaaaaaaaaagaagctttatCTTGCACTTGTCTAACACAAACATGTCTACAAGCCATTCAGGAAGACTTCCTTGTTGAAAAAACTTTGCAGAGGAATTTTggagttattttgattaaaatctcattcatttatttcatagtGACACAGTCAGCTTCTTATTTGTTACAGAATCATTCTTCTTATTAAGTTTAGTAAATTACACTTCGAATTTGGTTGACAGAAATTTTGACTTTCATGTAGTTTTACACCCTTACACCccaaatttacattattttatatttactgaagtGGATTCTGTGGAGCAAACTACCTTTGTTtcagatttgttaaaaaaaaagatcgTTTTTAcccaattaaaaaatgtaaattttgtagaacttttttcttttttactacagaaacattcaatcatttattcatttttcttcagcttagtctctttaccTCTTTATactttatcagaggtcaccacatctgaatgaactgtcaacttatctagcatatgttttatagctgcaacccagcacttggaaacaccatacactctcacattcacacacatacactatggccaatttagcttattcaattcacctataccacatgtttttggacagtgggggaaactggagcacccggaggaaacctacgccaacatggggagaacatgctaactccacgcagaaatgccaatgacccagctggagctcgaaccagggaccttcttgctgtgaggcgacaaagctaaccactgagccacttggGCTATTTTGGTTACAttttcatatacatatattttcacaaggcgacgcagtaggtagtgctgtcgcctcacagcaagaaggttgctggttcaagcctcagctgggtcagttggcgttgttctccctgcgttcgtgtaggtttcctctgaAACCAAAGACatgtccaaagtccaaagacatgcgctacaggtgaattgggtaagctaaattgtccatagtgtatgagtgtgtatggatgtttcccagagatgggctggaagggcatccgctgtgtaaaacatatgctggataaattggcggttcattccgctgtgccaacccctgattaataaagggactaagccaaaaagaaaatgaatgaatgaatgaatgaatgaatgaatgaatctattttCACATATATGTCCTAATTTTTGTAGATTTTGTaaagatatatataaaataggGCTGGGTATCGAAAGGTAATctaaatcgacattcagaacttataatcaaagactatagaatacattaGATTTACATAGATTGTATgcttttgaatgaggaaaagtgtaactgtcaatatggcaagtgaagccccaccttctagtacaggagccaatcagcgatcactatatggctaataaagcccgccttctagtacatgagccaatcagctATTGCTATAGATTGACAATTCTCTGGGGGAAGGGCTcagaccagacatgagtttctgcagattttgtgtgatacgaacatttagaaatgaaactatatagtcaattgttgtttaattttattggttatttgtaatataaaatgtaatcgtaagctttgcaagtagttttggagaatttgatgtttccccattcaaacagaatgcctgagcatactgcccgaaagGCGTTtttaaagatggccaccgagtgaaatgacttgccttaaagggacttttctATAATttatctaatttttccaggtcaatttttttcaattactttccctaccgtctGTGGAGTCACATCAGCCCATTCTGTTAAGGCTTATTTATACtcattatattatgatttatacttattattatgatatttttcaaacacatgcatttctcaaaaaaatTTCACTACACATCACAACTGTTACAACTACACGTTACTTGACAAAACTTGTCACAAAACCTGTCACTATATGTAACTTgtaaactatgagggcaaaaatataaaataaaataatcgttcattaattgtaatcaagttaaaatgttcaaataatcgagattttgattttaggccaaatcgccctgCCCTAACATTATATTTTAGAAAAGATTTTAAACACTTCAGTTGATTTCAGTTTTGAGGTACTTTCATGTTGTGTAAGTCATCACTGGTTTTCttggaaaagaaaaataaatacatgtatagaATCATCCTTTCTTCTAGTAAAAAAGCTATTACTAGATGCTGGTATAAACCTAAGCCACCACAAATCCAGGATTGCattaacattttgaaaaatatatacattatggAGAAAATGACATTCTGTGTTGACCAAAAAGCAGCACTTGTTGGATTTTGGTGCAATtggatttaatttaaatgttggaTAAGCAATCAAAAAGCATACAATTTAATTTGGGAAACGTCCTTTTCACTCAAATCTTTTGAAATTAGTTGCAAACTAGCAATAGCACACTTGTTAATATGACTCCCAAGTGATTTTACATTTGCAAGTACACAACATAAATTATGTTGTATTCTCAGCCAAACCTCTGTACTTCACTGCAGTGGTAACCATCAAAACTGACCGTGAGACTGAGGGTCGAGTGAGAAAATTGTGTTAtgcactgaggaaggcattgtcctgaaatgtctgtgttttgtatctcctaagaatgtaaaataaagctatataaaGTTATTATTCAACAATAgtgaatcatgaccttctgaatgatattaaagagcccctaatatgggtttttgaaaattacctttcatgcagtgtaacacagctctaagtgaatggaaacatccagctcacatttaaatctgaaagtgcttgtttaaaatatagattttttttaaataaaagatttgtctcggagtcatttaaatgatttgtcaTTCGTccagatcttttgcctgttcgtatcGTCGGcatgaaacaataacaaatatgAAGTGCCAGATCCAGTAAAACGAGAACGTGCCTTTCTCTTCAAACGCTAGCAGAGTAcgggtgtgtgtgggactgatcatgactgaagatgagtcaACATTAATAAGTGAACATTCTGgtgattaatacaataataataatataataatcgttGGCCATTGTTAAATAAAGGATCAGAAAAGGCTATTGATGTAAgtgactttgtcagagcttgacaggaactttacattACACGGTTCATGGATCAATTTCTTCCTCCGATCCACAAGTGTAAATaacttaaaagttattaaaatggttgcctctttgttttctctagcttgcaaaatatgtattaacttgtgttttgttacttgtagtCACTCCACGCGACTTGTAATATATCTGTAgctttttgccactgtgtggattaatactaaatgtgtgtcattgtttctACATGGCTCTCTCTGGCTCTCTCTTGCACtgaatcgcaacagactgggtcattaaaccaatcagcacagattaccATCGCGCtaaggagaggtttgggaacaaatgaatcgctgaacaaatcacataggagtcgttgggataattaggtaaaaataaatgcatattataagacaaagaaaatgttttttgacctttcatgcatatCAGCCTCTTGTTGGAGAACCCCAAAaccaaatatgaccttttttaaagggcacctatggtgaaaaatctactttacaagctgtttggacagacatatgtgtaggtatagtgtatagaccattatattggggtgatataaacacacccagtcctttttcttcaatttaacaacataaaaacggtggaccaattggagcggttttcagatcgaccgcaactttacgtaggagtgcggtccccccgcccaccgaattgattgacagctgcgtgtattaacatgtcccggtagtcacgtgtataatcatatcaacaagagaggacgagcacaaagcaaccgggaataaaaggtatgttcagttcgctaggatcatcaatcaacaaatgtgatcaagagtgagttttacaagtttaaaatgttttaaaacagagcttgtgtgtaatgaagtacagcgatttacttcatcagcacagccgcgtgtcagaacaattataaaggaagacgcttcaatcccgctttgtggacgttaaatcaggtttattttgtacattaacataacagatagctatacagcagtggagattaacctgtagcctgtcacatttgtgtgcaaaaagaaTGCAAAGCTAAAGCTAAACGAGCGCACTGTCTGTGTCTCTGCGCGTTGTGTCCGcgctgtgtctctgtgtgtgtgtgtgtgtgtgtgtgcgtgtcgtgTCTGtgctgtgtctctgtgtgtgtgtgtgtgtgtgtgtgtgtgtgtgtgtatctgtgtgtgtgtcgtgtccgcgctgtgtctgtgtgtgtgcgtgaactttgtaacgaccttgtgtgtgactcattgtagcaactctacaacaaatactcattggtaaagttcttactgtagtatttctcacaaacgctacataagatcttcttcctttatgtctgtctgttgtctgaatctgccgagggaggagattagggcacgcagaaaggcacgtagaaaccatagactgtaaaatatatggacgtagcatccgtgacgtcacccataggtttctgaacactgcaaaagaagctacaagtaggcgcggccaaccgtcgccattttgttcgcgcgtcatcgcacccacggcaggataccaaacaagggcaaagaggcggagagtgagcggagctacagacacctgctggcactttgcttagacctggcagacagactttactttgggagaaacgcttaatactttattacctgcgactcgtttgtgttctgacctcatgtgcttggctgtacactatatcaataaagtgtttagacttttaaaaacactgtagtaatacattgagccgctaaacattgctcttatgacgtttttcaacaggaggaaaacgcgaattacttccaaacacttcaaacatagtctgtgttagtaaatgcaagactattgatgaaatccagcaccaCAGCACTGTATGATAATGCTTcggatgactgttctagagcctacagctaatcaatgtcacgttctggagtgctttacgggtctaaagaaaagtATTAAGGAtaagctgactgtgtaaagccacataaaacaaaacaaaaatacgatgaatatgccgagatcagtggctaatctgccggattcagctgaggtgaagtgacggcgacgaGCGAGACCtaactgtcactcaagtggccacgcccttaattatgcaaacctaatataacctaatataaaggaaacggatgagttataaaaaaaattcacccccctcacagttgtcatggagggtaattatagctatatgaaccaaaatcgttctttgtaccaggctgtaaacacctttttttctgctgtaaagttggccattctaacagtgagctcaattgcaatttgctctattatggagccaggacttgcggaattttgatgaattgcagtttcagttacttccgtattggcttcccgagggagagcgggaggttgccgcttggtagaaatggtgggtggggaggactatagccttaaaggagcagtacaccaaaaccgcctcctggtgcaaaaatgtataaattagaatttaataaaagatataataaaaaatctgatgggtgttttgagctgaaactttacagacacattctggagacacaaaagactcatgttaaatctgaaaaaaggagtaacctaggtgccctttaatgcataataggggctctttaacaagaTTAATTCACCAAAAGTTAAACAAACCACTAGCAAGCGGTCCAGGCTTCATTCCCGAACCATCAAAACTGCAAAAACCTCATAAATACCCATGATTGCAGATGATTAATCTGACACATCTATGTATTAATTTCATGGAAAACGCACAAAACAGCTTTTGATTGATAAACTTATTCTCTTTATTTGATGCAAAATAATAATCACAGTTTTAACATCCATATGTAGAATTAAAATGTAcctttatttttatgaaattaaaaaatacaagcaTATTATACAGCATTATACAGCAGTGATACTGTATAAGCTCTACTAAACActgtataaaaaaatgaaaatgtcaacttaacagttccaagttacaacggGTTTATTCAATAAATCAACTTAAGGCAACAGTTTTACGCacttttttgtaaagtcaacttgtcgcttttaaaGATGACAAActcagtttactcacttttatttaaagaaacaaactGTTTTTAACGAAAATCATTTTCAGAAGGTCTTTTGCAGAAGATATAAACCTAATGACAAATTTATAGTGTCTAAATGTTTGCAAAAATCATTAAATGAAAAGTATTTGTTTAAAAGCTTCTAAAAAGGCATAAATGTCAAAGTAACTGAAAGAgcatataatataaacaaacataattcATTATAATGCATTCACTTCATGGAGCCATAGCTTGGTTGCTAGCACATCAGGatgtacataattattttcttatactctacctgacaaacgtcttgtTGTCTATCAAAGTTTTAcgaagaacaaataataatttgactttcagttgatcatttggtatcagaaatggcttatatgaaaggcaaatgcctctagattgtgcttattttaccaaaataaaacatgatcatgccttgatttttaatgatttaattaggacactaaggtctgactttgcttagacaaaagtcacttaacagaaataatgtacagtatagaatataaagtcatggtgcagtggaaaaagaattaatattgtgtgactcccatgagcttggaggactgcatccatacatctctacaatgactccaATAACTGATtagtaaagtcatctggaatggcaaagaaagcgttcttgcaggagttcatcaagattctttggattcatcttcaataccttcTGGATACAGCtcagcagatgattcatctgaaaaatctaccttctgccacttttccaaatgatcaactagaagtcaagttatcatttgttgctcttacaactgggatcaacaacaagacttttgtcagttagtgtaaGTTAGTGTTCTGAtcttgtatatttttacagcacatttCATCTACATTAATCTTTATAACTACAATTTACTACAAAACTACAATTTGTAGTCAATTATTAACATGCtctggaaaaagaattaatgctTGTTAAGCAACATCATGTTAAATGCAATTAAACTTTTCCTAATTATCTTTGAACTGACTTTCACTCCTTTTGATCGGATGCTTCCTTGTGGCTCTGAGACTGTAAAGCACTAacagattttttcatttttataatctTCAGGGCAACAGTCTTCattctcatctctctctctgtaaTGATGCTGCGCTCTGTTTCGAGCAAATCAACTCCTTTAGCAATCTTTTCCAGAATAAGAGTTTCTTGTTTCATTTTCTCGAGTCCTACAATACGGTCCTCAAAGCCAGGGGTTTTCTCCTCCTTCTCGGTTTTgatcagaattgcaagatattcAGCTGTTGAGAGAGATTTTGGCTTCAATGCAATTTCGTCCAGTCTTCTTATGCAATCAGAGGACAGTTTGATCAACTTCATTAGCTTGTCCTGAattaaatgcatttctttttCAAGTGCATCAAGTATTTGCTTGGAGTCCATAAACTTTCCTTTTGCCTTCATGAAGTTGTCTTTtagttctttaatggttttttTCTCTATTGTCGTCTCATATGTCCACATGAACCTTTCCTTTGAATGAGCAGAGTAATGGCAGTTTTTAGGACAGATGATGCAGTGGTTGGCCTCCATCACAGCACAAGTTTGCACAGGGTCCGCTGCAGGCAGGAAGCAGTTGGAGTGGCATGTGAATAAACAGTTGTTGCAATTCATGGTAAAACAGTTCACCGGGGTTCTGTTTGCTTTTACCACCTCTACATCTTGCTCAAAATCCTCATTTTGTGCCATGTTCTCGTTCTCATTTTCCAAACATTGCTTGAATTTTTTTATCTCGCTCATTTTAGAGAGACCAGCAGATATTTGAGGAGTCAGACTTGCCATAGCTTTCTCAAGGCGCTCCCGTTCCTCCAGGACCTTTATGGTGAGCTTCAGATCTTTACTTTCAATGGCCCCCAGTGCCTTTAAAAAAGCCCTCATCTGTTTAAAGGTTTTATCCCAGACAAGCTTGATCAGTTtgtcatcttcatcttcatcctcatcaTCGTCTGAATCATTGTCTGAGGTTGTAGGCTCTTCTACTTTTTTGTCTGCATACATAGCTGAGTTGTTGAAACTGAAATGTGTTGGTTGTCCCTTTTTATTCTTTTGACAGGGCAGATCTGCTGCTTTGATGGCTTCGAGCACTGGGATCTCTTTACCATCAGCAAATGTCACCATAACTATGATGTTCTCTGCGATGTCTTTTCCAAAAGTGGATAAGATTGAGTCAAAGATATACTTCTGGTTGGCACTCAGTCGGGCAAGAGAGGCCTGGACAACAAAGCAGACGGCATCAATGTGATCGATTCCCAAAGGGCTGCAAAGAAAGCTTTTGAGCTGCTCTGTTATCAGTTTGTCATGTGCGATTCCTCTTGtgtccccaaatccaggtgtatCTACGATTGTGAGGGAGTAGGGAATTTGAAAGCCAGGCTGATTGTACAGCTCATAAGATGAGACTTTAGATGTCTGACTCTCTGCTTGTGAGCGATTGGTCACTTCATTGATCAGTTTAAAGCGATAGCCATCCTCCCACTTTACTCCCAGTATGTAATTGACCAACACATTGACCAGCGTGGTTTTTCCTGCTCCTGTTGATCCTAGAAGAAGAATGACTTTGTTTTTCGTATCCTCCACTTTTTTTCCAAATACATACTGATTAAAGTGGACACTTTCTACCATTTTGTTGTGAAGTGTCAGTGCATGGGTTGATGGATTTCCCTTTTTTATTCTTGAAGCTTGATTTAAGAACAGCTCACTCCCATCCTTGTTTGATGGTTTACTCTTAAAACTGGCTGAAAACATCATTTTGGGGCTCTGGAGACTCTCTCCATAATTTCCACATTTAGCAGAAACTCTGACAGTGTAATCTGTGTTTTCTTTCAGTCCCTGAAGAGTACACTCCCTGCTTGTACATTTCACAGCTTTCCATGGCTTTTCATTTTCCAGATCTTTTGTATATTCTCTGAACTCCAGCACATAACCAGTGACCAGAACATCTTCACCCACAGATGTGGGAACATCCCAAGCTACAGTTACAGACTCGGATTCAGCTCTTTTCACCGTAGGTGCTCCTGGAGGAGCACATGGACGAGTCTTAAAGAAAGATGTTGAGTCACTTGCTAGACTCACTCCTGGACGACACACAGCCTTACAGGTGAAACGATATTCTTTATTCGGCTGTAACTGCTTCACAGTGACCTGATCTGAAACCCCTTCAGTAAACACCTCTGTCCATTCAGAGCTCTGTGCAGACTGATATGAGATACAGTAGGAGGTCACAAACCTGACACCACGTTCAGGAGGATTGATTTGCAGATGAATGCAGTCATGTTCAGCACGCAAGACGACTGGTGTTGGTGGTTTTGAGGGAAGCTCAAACTGAGAGTTTAAGAGTCTGCCTCTTTCATACACATGAATTGAAGAAGCAGAGCTGAGTTCATCTGGGATTGATGCGATGCAGAATTCAatcttctctctttctctattgGCTTCTTTGAAATCTAGGAAGGCCTGTATGGTTTCCCTGGTAAGTGCAGTTACATTTCCTGAGGAAAACCATTTCTCTGTCTTCTTTGAAGAGTTTTGATCATAACTTTCTTGCTCTCCATTGTTGCGTGCTTGATTTTTCAGGTAATTCTCCAAGTCTGAAATGTACGGTTCATTTTCATCTAAGGAGGAGAGCGCAAAGGCTATGACATAGTCACTGGATGGCTTCAAGACAACCTTGTCCAAGTCGTTGCTGGAAGAACAAACAGGAACATCTTTCATGATGTCGAGGTAAGATCTGACAACATTCATCTCTCGCTCTCGCTCTTGTAGATACTTGTTTACCAGAGCGCCCTGAAATGGGGATCTTTCTTTGTCATTCAGAACATCTAACAAGCTCTTGTTCTTCTTTTCCTCCACCCCTGATAGATGGAAGAAGACTGCAGAGACGTTTTTGAAAAACTGTTTTATACTCCGAGCAGAGGTCTTTAAATTTTCTTATTTTGGTTTTGATTTCAGGGAACTGACTGGCGATGTTGTCCCTCATCAGGTCTTGGCAGTGAATGTCACAGTTATCCAGCTCTTCCATGATCCGTTGTGCACTTCGCACTAGACTGACACTGATCTCCCTGACTAACTGTGCAGCTTGTGAATCTAGTTTTGTCAGCGGGTAAAGCCACACGGTTATGGGCACAGTGTTCTCTCCATGTTCTCCCAGGAGTTTTGGCAGCTCTGAGTACACCTTGATGGCATCCACATAAGACACTGGATTGTTGTCCAGGGCAAAATCTCCATGAAAAGTGCAACTAAACTTATTTGTTTTCTTCTGTTCTGATTCACTCATGTTTACTGATGCCTCACCTTCAACTGATATTAAAGGAATGTTTTTGATTGTGGCTTGTAGCTCACCATGTATCTCTTGATGGTTTTCATTGGATGAAACCTCTCTGTCAAAAATGAAGAACGCTTGAGCTCCGTACAGTAGACCTGTAACAACATGTGTGGCCGAGCCCTCCTGCAATACATTGCAATGCTTTATGTTCCCTGCTCCCAGATGCTCCATAGTTAACTGCTCAAAACGTGAGGTGGTTCGATATTGTAAGGTCACTCGTGACTGATGTTtagatttctttttattatttaaaaagtctgCTGACCCTTTCACTTTAACTAATCCACCTAGAAAGCTGACTTCAAGAGATGCAGAAATATTCAAGGCTTCTGCTTTGTCTTCGCTTGAATCTGAGGCAATGATTTTGAAGTCAGTATTGGGCTGTGGCCGTACATTAATATTCTTCTGCAGCATCTCAGCATCCCAGAGAGTGATTCCTTTCAGAAAATTGTATAAGTTAGCCCAATATAAGAAATAGTGTTTAACAAAGTAATAACACCGTTCATTTGAATGGT is a genomic window of Danio aesculapii chromosome 2, fDanAes4.1, whole genome shotgun sequence containing:
- the LOC130238500 gene encoding uncharacterized protein LOC130238500 encodes the protein MSATETIELASLGRPFQLGMLYDCRRDVLIPGITLWDAEMLQKNINVRPQPNTDFKIIASDSSEDKAEALNISASLEVSFLGGLVKVKGSADFLNNKKKSKHQSRVTLQYRTTSRFEQLTMEHLGAGNIKHCNVLQEGSATHVVTGLLYGAQAFFIFDREVSSNENHQEIHGELQATIKNIPLISVEGEASVNMSESEQKKTNKFSCTFHGDFALDNNPVSYVDAIKVYSELPKLLGEHGENTVPITVWLYPLTKLDSQAAQLVREISVSLVRSAQRIMEELDNCDIHCQDLMRDNIASQFPEIKTKIRKFKDLCSEYKTVFQKRLCSLLPSIRGGGKEEQESPFQGALVNKYLQEREREMNVVRSYLDIMKDVPVCSSSNDLDKVVLKPSSDYVIAFALSSLDENEPYISDLENYLKNQARNNGEQESYDQNSSKKTEKWFSSGNVTALTRETIQAFLDFKEANREREKIEFCIASIPDELSSASSIHVYERGRLLNSQFELPSKPPTPVVLRAEHDCIHLQINPPERGVRFVTSYCISYQSAQSSEWTEVFTEGVSDQVTVKQLQPNKEYRFTCKAVCRPGVSLASDSTSFFKTRPCAPPGAPTVKRAESESVTVAWDVPTSVGEDVLVTGYVLEFREYTKDLENEKPWKAVKCTSRECTLQGLKENTDYTVRVSAKCGNYGESLQSPKMMFSASFKSKPSNKDGSELFLNQASRIKKGNPSTHALTLHNKMVESVHFNQYVFGKKVEDTKNKVILLLGSTGAGKTTLVNVLVNYILGVKWEDGYRFKLINEVTNRSQAESQTSKVSSYELYNQPGFQIPYSLTIVDTPGFGDTRGIAHDKLITEQLKSFLCSPLGIDHIDAVCFVVQASLARLSANQKYIFDSILSTFGKDIAENIIVMVTFADGKEIPVLEAIKAADLPCQKNKKGQPTHFSFNNSAMYADKKVEEPTTSDNDSDDDEDEDEDDKLIKLVWDKTFKQMRAFLKALGAIESKDLKLTIKVLEERERLEKAMASLTPQISAGLSKMSEIKKFKQCLENENENMAQNEDFEQDVEVVKANRTPVNCFTMNCNNCLFTCHSNCFLPAADPVQTCAVMEANHCIICPKNCHYSAHSKERFMWTYETTIEKKTIKELKDNFMKAKGKFMDSKQILDALEKEMHLIQDKLMKLIKLSSDCIRRLDEIALKPKSLSTAEYLAILIKTEKEEKTPGFEDRIVGLEKMKQETLILEKIAKGVDLLETERSIITEREMRMKTVALKIIKMKKSVSALQSQSHKEASDQKE